Proteins encoded together in one Synechococcus sp. BL107 window:
- a CDS encoding iron uptake porin — MGFIQPILIASAALGVLASTSELKSRASHADLNINDVSDVAAHFSDVVPTDWAYQALSNLVEQYGCVAGYPNGTFRGNRAMTRYEAAALLNACLDRITEVTDELRRLLEEFETELAILRGRVDGLEARVGELEATQFSTTTKLKGVATFVVGANQFRGSANALTQHSNGSFGATTFNNDLQLNLETSFTGKDQLISVLRAGNFNADNNVFGGAGPTNLSTLETAFQEGDKPNQLTIDKLFYSFPIGSQLTVTAGPRVGQEDMLAIWPSFYPSDAILDVLTLNGAPAAYNKNLGVGAGIRWDEPTGFRLAANYVAANGSTSTTSEGGLATTHAGSTGTVQMGYAREAWSVAAIYTAIQNGDDLITYASPFTQASLNTKGMTHAFGLGGSWQVLDERWIPSISTGWGINVSDASHNGDVQTSQSWTAGLEWNNIFMDGTSAGIAVGQPVFATDLKGGNSPNDGQFIWEAWLQMNVTDAITVTPALFYLSRPLGQETPRGETFEQLGGLAKITFKF; from the coding sequence ATGGGATTCATTCAACCAATCCTTATCGCTTCCGCTGCCCTTGGTGTGCTGGCCTCGACGAGTGAGCTCAAGAGCAGAGCCTCCCATGCTGATCTCAACATCAATGACGTTTCTGACGTCGCGGCGCACTTCTCCGACGTTGTCCCAACTGACTGGGCCTATCAGGCGCTCAGCAACTTGGTTGAGCAGTACGGCTGCGTCGCTGGTTACCCCAACGGCACCTTCCGCGGCAACCGGGCGATGACCCGTTACGAGGCTGCAGCACTGCTGAACGCATGTCTCGACCGCATCACTGAAGTCACCGACGAACTGCGTCGCCTTCTTGAAGAATTCGAAACCGAGCTCGCCATCCTCCGCGGACGCGTTGACGGCCTCGAAGCTCGTGTTGGCGAACTGGAAGCAACCCAGTTCTCCACCACCACCAAGCTCAAGGGTGTCGCCACCTTCGTGGTGGGTGCCAATCAATTTCGAGGCTCGGCCAATGCTCTGACACAACACAGCAACGGAAGCTTCGGAGCCACCACTTTTAATAACGACCTTCAACTCAATCTCGAAACGAGCTTCACGGGGAAAGACCAACTCATCAGTGTGTTGCGCGCTGGCAACTTCAATGCTGACAACAATGTTTTTGGTGGTGCGGGACCCACCAACCTCTCAACCCTAGAAACCGCGTTTCAAGAAGGAGACAAGCCCAATCAATTAACGATCGACAAGCTTTTTTATTCCTTCCCCATTGGATCGCAGCTCACCGTGACCGCAGGTCCACGCGTGGGTCAGGAAGACATGTTGGCCATCTGGCCAAGCTTTTACCCAAGTGATGCAATTCTCGATGTACTCACCCTGAATGGTGCGCCTGCGGCATACAACAAAAACCTCGGTGTTGGAGCCGGCATCCGCTGGGATGAGCCGACAGGATTCCGCTTGGCCGCGAATTATGTGGCAGCCAATGGATCAACCAGCACCACAAGTGAAGGGGGGCTAGCCACAACGCATGCGGGAAGCACTGGAACAGTGCAAATGGGCTATGCACGGGAAGCTTGGTCCGTGGCCGCGATTTATACCGCGATTCAAAACGGCGACGATCTCATCACGTATGCCAGCCCATTCACCCAAGCTTCATTGAATACCAAGGGCATGACCCATGCCTTCGGACTCGGTGGATCCTGGCAAGTGCTAGACGAACGCTGGATCCCCTCAATCTCGACGGGGTGGGGCATCAACGTGAGTGATGCATCCCATAACGGCGACGTTCAAACCAGTCAGTCTTGGACGGCAGGCTTGGAATGGAACAACATTTTTATGGATGGCACCAGCGCTGGCATCGCCGTTGGACAACCTGTCTTCGCAACGGATCTCAAGGGTGGCAACAGCCCAAACGATGGTCAGTTCATCTGGGAAGCATGGCTTCAGATGAACGTGACGGATGCCATCACCGTGACGCCTGCCTTGTTTTATCTGTCGCGCCCACTGGGACAAGAAACGCCCAGAGGAGAAACCTTTGAACAACTCGGAGGCCTTGCTAAAATTACATTTAAATTCTAA
- a CDS encoding HupE/UreJ family protein has translation MGDSSQLTGWTGLVSGIGHPLLGPDHLLFLLAIAFIGLKRPVAWILPMLAIGLGGSLISQFIPLPDVVAPWAEALVSLSLVVEGLIALSIAPATWLLPLFGLHGFLLGSTIVGAEPTPVLSYFFGLLIGQGVLLALVCSVSQTVISRLGEQGRQLGAGIWIGIGIAFAWVALID, from the coding sequence ATGGGTGACAGCAGCCAGCTCACCGGATGGACCGGTCTTGTAAGCGGTATTGGCCATCCCCTCCTGGGGCCGGATCATTTGCTCTTTCTGCTGGCCATCGCCTTCATCGGTCTCAAGCGGCCAGTTGCCTGGATTTTGCCAATGCTGGCCATCGGCTTGGGCGGCAGCTTGATCTCACAGTTCATCCCCCTGCCCGATGTCGTCGCGCCCTGGGCTGAAGCGCTTGTGTCGTTAAGCCTGGTGGTGGAGGGACTCATCGCCCTTTCGATTGCACCAGCAACCTGGCTTTTGCCATTGTTCGGACTGCATGGCTTTCTTCTGGGGAGCACCATTGTTGGGGCTGAGCCCACCCCTGTTCTTTCCTATTTCTTTGGTTTACTGATTGGCCAAGGTGTTCTGCTAGCCCTTGTTTGCTCCGTGTCGCAAACCGTGATCAGTCGCCTTGGGGAGCAAGGACGACAACTCGGTGCTGGGATCTGGATTGGCATTGGAATTGCATTTGCCTGGGTGGCACTGATCGACTAA
- a CDS encoding Crp/Fnr family transcriptional regulator encodes MPRQQTVLLDPAGREQATVLEVMEGVCRVYCPCEETEGMTLAFLQSGDRLRTDRLCSDGACVEALTALKFRRDAVSADELGMDAVNEWTLQLLRVRHLGQAEQRLHALLVLLVNRLGMRRSDCFQLPFRLTHERFGELIGATRVTTTRLLSKWRQSDLVEMSSIDLTTRLSPALVESSPLTF; translated from the coding sequence ATGCCACGCCAGCAGACTGTGTTGCTGGACCCAGCTGGTCGTGAGCAGGCCACAGTTCTTGAAGTGATGGAAGGGGTTTGTCGTGTGTACTGCCCATGCGAAGAAACCGAAGGGATGACCCTGGCATTTCTCCAATCCGGGGATCGTTTACGAACGGATCGCCTCTGTAGTGATGGTGCCTGCGTCGAAGCCTTAACCGCTCTGAAATTTCGGCGAGACGCCGTGAGTGCCGACGAGCTGGGCATGGATGCCGTCAACGAATGGACGTTGCAGCTGTTGCGTGTTCGCCACCTAGGCCAGGCTGAGCAGCGGTTGCATGCGTTGTTGGTTCTCTTAGTGAATCGCCTGGGGATGCGGCGAAGTGATTGTTTTCAATTGCCCTTTCGTTTGACCCACGAACGGTTTGGTGAGCTCATCGGTGCCACTCGCGTAACAACGACTCGATTGCTCTCCAAATGGCGTCAGTCTGATCTGGTCGAAATGTCGTCGATCGACCTCACAACCAGGCTTTCGCCAGCTTTAGTTGAATCATCCCCGCTGACCTTTTGA
- the fldA gene encoding flavodoxin FldA, protein MTFTIFFATSTGKTEDVADRLKELLPGAEAKDVDNLGSSDELVAADALVCCVPTWNTGADEARSGTAWDDLAQEIPSLDFAGKSVAILGLGDSSGYSDFFCDAMEELYTAFLQSGAKLIGKVPTAGYTFDASKSVIDGKFCGLPIDEDNESELSDQRLAAWVQQINSEA, encoded by the coding sequence ATGACTTTCACCATTTTTTTTGCGACATCAACTGGTAAAACTGAAGACGTCGCAGACCGTTTGAAAGAGCTTCTTCCGGGTGCAGAAGCAAAAGATGTTGATAATCTTGGCTCCTCTGACGAACTTGTCGCGGCTGATGCACTCGTGTGTTGTGTCCCGACTTGGAATACGGGAGCCGACGAAGCAAGGTCTGGAACAGCATGGGATGATCTTGCTCAAGAAATTCCAAGTCTTGATTTTGCAGGCAAATCTGTCGCGATTCTTGGACTAGGTGATTCATCTGGCTACTCAGATTTTTTCTGTGATGCTATGGAAGAATTGTATACAGCTTTTCTTCAGTCTGGAGCTAAACTTATTGGCAAAGTGCCTACAGCTGGTTATACGTTTGATGCCTCTAAGAGCGTGATAGACGGTAAGTTTTGTGGACTGCCGATTGATGAAGATAATGAATCTGAGCTGTCGGATCAACGCTTAGCAGCTTGGGTTCAACAGATTAATAGTGAGGCATAG
- a CDS encoding NAD(P)/FAD-dependent oxidoreductase — MTDFIDSDVLIVGGGPAGCACALYTARSSIKTQILDKNPAVGALAITHQIANYPGVTGAISGADLLKSMRDQAVGYGADYQQAQVYGIDLSSDKKIVYTPEGTFRGKTLVLATGAMGRASTLPGESEYLGRGVSYCATCDAAFYKQQEVAVYGSNQEAIDEALVLIKFASKVHWITKSKPRPSIQGVETLMNSPNIQWWKRTQLMEIEGDDSGVNQIKILASGQQEPQILKTNGVFVYSTGSMPITEYLQGQIPLNNEGGVQVDENMKTNLDGVWAIGDIRNTPFKQAVVACSDGCIAAMSIDKYLNQRKEIRVDWVHR; from the coding sequence ATGACTGACTTTATCGACTCAGACGTACTCATTGTTGGCGGAGGTCCTGCCGGATGTGCATGCGCTCTATACACAGCAAGATCATCAATCAAAACACAAATCCTTGATAAAAATCCTGCAGTGGGTGCCTTGGCCATCACCCATCAGATCGCCAATTATCCAGGGGTAACAGGAGCTATATCAGGAGCAGATCTATTAAAGTCAATGCGAGATCAAGCCGTGGGCTATGGAGCCGACTATCAACAGGCTCAGGTATACGGTATCGATCTAAGCTCAGATAAAAAGATTGTATATACGCCCGAAGGAACATTTCGAGGGAAGACTCTTGTTTTAGCAACGGGAGCAATGGGACGTGCATCTACACTTCCCGGCGAAAGTGAATATCTTGGTCGAGGAGTTAGTTATTGCGCCACATGTGATGCTGCCTTCTATAAACAACAAGAGGTGGCTGTCTATGGGTCAAATCAAGAAGCAATTGATGAGGCTTTGGTATTAATTAAGTTTGCATCTAAAGTTCATTGGATCACGAAGAGTAAACCTAGGCCTTCGATACAAGGTGTCGAGACGTTAATGAACTCTCCAAACATTCAGTGGTGGAAGCGTACACAACTGATGGAGATAGAAGGTGATGATTCAGGAGTTAATCAGATCAAAATCTTGGCGAGCGGACAACAAGAGCCGCAAATATTAAAAACCAACGGAGTCTTCGTTTATTCAACTGGATCCATGCCAATTACTGAGTATTTACAAGGCCAGATTCCCTTAAATAATGAAGGTGGGGTTCAAGTCGATGAAAACATGAAAACCAATCTTGATGGTGTTTGGGCCATCGGCGATATTAGAAATACTCCATTTAAGCAAGCCGTCGTTGCCTGCTCTGATGGATGCATTGCTGCAATGTCGATTGACAAATACTTAAATCAGCGCAAGGAGATTCGTGTGGACTGGGTTCACCGATAA